Below is a window of Corvus cornix cornix isolate S_Up_H32 chromosome 2, ASM73873v5, whole genome shotgun sequence DNA.
CATTTGCCTCCTTCACCAGGGCCTACGGGGAGGGGGCAGCTGAGTGTGGGTGGTCCTGGGGCAGGTGAGGAGCCCCCGCACACAGCCCGTGCCAGAACAAGACACAGagcaccaggcacagcccaTGCTGGGATGGGGCACCGAGCCCACTCACTCtcctgctgtggggacagaCGTGCCGCTTGCAGCCCGGGGAAGATCCCTGCAGGGGCCACGCAGGACCCCCGGGGCAGACCCCAGCCCCATGAACTGGCCCTGAGGGCACCGCGCCGGCCCTGCCCGCTCTTGCCTTGTGCTCCTGGATCTGAGCGGTGACGGTGTCGAGGACGAAGCTGGGGGGCGCGGGGGaccccagcagctcctcggCGTGGGCCACCCAGCGCAGCAGCTCCTGCGCAGAGCCGTGGAACTCGGTGGTGACCGTCAGCCCCTCGGCCAGGCGCTCCTGCGGGCAAGGGCAGGGACTAGTGGAGGCGGGCACCCGCCGCCCCTGAGCGGGGCTGGTCAGGGTGAGCCCCCCGGGGGTCACAGCCCCTCACCCCGCACACCTTCCTCTCCTGGGCCTCGGCCTGGACGCTCTCCCACTTCTGCTCCAGGAGCCGCAGGCTGTGCTCGGTGCTGCAGGGCCGGCCGGCGCGGCACGAGTCCAGCAGCCGCTGCAGCcgctcccgcagcccccggTACGTGACCGCCCGCGCCTCCAGCTCCCGGCACAGCTCCTGCCGGGACAGCGGGTCAGGATGGGGACAGCGAGCAGGATGAGGAAGGGGACAGGGATCGGGATGGGGATAGGGATGGGGCGGGGAGGATGACAGGTACAGAGATGGGGATGGGAACAAGGATGGGGATGAGaaaggggacagggatggggatgtggAGGGGTCAAAGTAGACAGGGGTAAAGTAgacaggggacagggatggggacaacAGAGACAGCCACAGtggacagggagaggggatggagaCAGGGATGTGGATGGGGACAGGTTCAGGGTAAGGGACAAGGACAAGGATGGCTCCTGCTCTGTCTCAcggagcagctgagggaggggTACCAGGGTCTGCGTGGTTGgggagaagaggcagcagagaaggaTCCCGGCCCAGCAGTGTGGAGAGGGGTGGATCTGGGGCACACCTTCCCCCAAGAGATCAACAGACCCCAGGGGCCGGCCCTGCAGCAGGACCCAGTCTGGCGCTGGTTCTCACCAAGTGTGCATTGAGCTTTTCTTTGGTGGCATCCGGGTGGCCCCAGGCCGGCTTggagcagaagagctgcagctccacctgctccagccactgcagcagctccgtgATTTCCAGCGTGATGTCCTGCACCTGCGGGCGATGGGGGGTCAGCGCCGTGGCCGCCGCCTGGCAGCGCCGCAGTCCCGCGGCCGTACCTGGCTGAGGTtgttctccagctccagctgccgGCTCTCGGTCTCGCTGCGCACCAGGTCCCagtgctgtcccagctgctggaggctgcgCTGCAGCCCCTCCACGCTATCCCCCaggctggacagcagcagcccctgcccggccTCAGTCACCGACTGCACCGTGCGGGCGTGGGACATCACGTCGGTCCGCAGCACCTGGGGATGGGGTGGCAGGGTCACGGCTGGGACCGGGGCAGGGGCACCCACCCCCCACGTTCCTCTATCTGCACCATGCAAAGCCCCTCACCCCGAGACACCTCTGCTGCCCAAAGCATCGCTGCCACCACAGCACTGAGGACTGAGGGTGCCACATCGGGCAAGGATGGCACCCGTGGGTGCCCCCAAGCTGGTGTCAGGGCTCTTGATCTCAGCAGGGTGCGGGGCAGGGCCGAGACACAAGATTTGCCGGTTCGTGGCCGGGCTTGGCCGGGACAGGCAGCCCTTGCACGGCCCCCCCGGCGCGGGGACAGCCCGGCCCTTGCGGCCTCGCCTGCGTCAGGCACATCACGAGCGTGCCCGGGCAAGGGGCTGTGGCACGGGGCCGGCGCGGAGACAGCTCATTCCTTCCATGGTGTCACCGCGGGAGGGGACGCGTCCTCGCGTTGCTGCCtacccagccctgctgccgCAGCACCCGAGGAGGGGCCGGGCAGCGCCCTGTGGCCAGGACACCCACCCTGGGGGTGCCACCACAGCCAGGACCCCAAGGACACACAACCCGGCAGTGCGACCGTGGCTGTGGCCGCGTGTCCCCCGGGCCACGGCATAGCCTCACCTTGTGCTTGGCCAGCTCGATCTCGCAGCTCTGCAGGTCGGGGCGCAGGGGTGCGGGGCCGCGCAGCTGCTCCCCGGTGCGGCtcagccactgcagcagctccgcCAGCTGGTGCTGGaactgccccagccccagcagcgcTGCCTCCAGCTGATGCTGTCGGGAGGGAGCTGCGACGTCGGGGGAAGCAACGGCAGCCCGGGCCCAGAGCACCCAGCACCCACCCAGTGCCCACACGGCCCCATTTGCCCACCCAGCACCCACCCAGTGCCTACACGGCCCCATCTGCCCACCCAGCACCCACCCAGTGCCCACTTGCAGCTCCCCATGGTGACCCAGCACCACACACCCAGTACCCCCAGGACACTCCCACCCACCCAGCACATTCATGGCACCCCGTGtgtcctcccagccctgccctgtgccccccGTGCCCCCTCCCCACCTGTCGGCTGACGATCTCCTCCTCCAGGTGGTCCCAGCGCTGGCGGAAGTCACTGAGCGTGACCGGGGCATCTCCCTGCCCCGTGCCCCCCTGGTGCCGCAGGCTCTCCACATCCACCTTGCACTGGTACAGCTCCCGCTTGAACTCCTGGGGGGTGGCACTGGTTGGTGACCTGGTCCCACGCACCGGGACAGGGTCTGCCTGTCCCCATGGCACcacatggcacagcacaggcacctgggccctgagctgctcctgtgggGCTTGTGGGGGACAGGGCTTGGCCACCCCAGGCAGGACTTGGCTCCTCAGCGCTCAGCACTGGGGCACCAGCACTGTCCAACCCAccatccctccatcccaccTCTGCTGAGAGCACCCTCTACCCTCCCTGCCTCCGCCTGCTCTGGGGATCGGGGCATGGCGTGGCACAGCATGGTCCGGTGTGGCGCATCAAAGCACCTTGAGCTCcgccagctgctgctgcaccatgTCCAGGTCCCCGCCGACCAGGAACTCCTCGGCGATGCGCAGCTCGGCTGCGTCCAGCCATTCCAGCAGCCGCTGGGGATAGGGAAGACAGGGGGGTGGTGTTGGGGGGTCCAATGGTGGCCCCATGGTGGCCCCATGGCCCCTCACACCCCTGAGTGGAGACAGGAAGGTGACGCAGACCCATCCATGGGGGATCTGCCTGAGGGCCCCCGTACCCACCTGCATCGTGTCCTGGTAGCTGAGGGcggcctggagctgctcctcaaGGCGCCCGTTCCGCTCCGTCCACACCcggctcaggctgtgccaggaggagtAGAGCTGCGGCCGGGCACGGGGGTCAGTGATGTCACAGCAGGGCCAGCCCACAGGGGGACAGGATGTGGGGGTCAGGGTGGACAGGGCACAGGGGGTCAGCAGTGCGCCGGGGGTACAGGGTGTGGGAGTCACTAATGCCATGGGGGATGCCAGGGCACAGGGGTGGCACTGCACGGGCATGCAGGCATGGGGATCAGAGACATCACGGGACTGCCTGGGCACATGATCAGTGGAGTTCTGTGGGGGTCAGTGGCACTGAGCAGGGTCTGGGGTGCAGGGGTCAGTGGCACTGATGGGGGTCAGGGGACATGCCACCCCCACAAGCAGCATCCACACAGCCCAGGACCCTGTCCCTGCCTGAGCCCAGCCCCAAGGACACTCACATCATCCAGGCTCTTGGTGACATCGGGCTTGTCAGGGTCCCCACAGGAGGCCATCAGCTCCACGCCCAGGCTGCCCAGCGTGTCCAGCTCACCCTGCAGCGCATCGATCTCCTCCCGCAGTGCCTGTGCAGGGCATGGGGCTCAGGGCTGCCCAcactggggctgcccagggcactgcCCACACCAGGGGGCCGCCTGTGCCGTGGCACTGCCCACCaagcccctgcccagccacaCCTGCATGGTGCGCAGCCGCGTGCGGATGGCCTCAGGCTCGCCAccagcctcctccagccccagcaccagctgctgggtgTCACTGAGCGCCACGGCCAGCTCAGACAGGCCATGCCAGAAGCGCTCggccagtgccagcagctcccgAAGCCAccgctcctgctcctggcagcgGCCGCGCAGGCAGCCCCACTGCGACAGCAGCTGTGCCGTGCGCTCCTGGATCCCTGCGGGGCACCACGGGTCAGGGATCAGGGTGCTGCGAGGGACCCAGCAcccacacacagccctggcacGGACACAGATCGCCTGCCAGCGGAGCCGTGCCCACCCCTCCGTCCTGGTACCTCTGGCCGCAGCGTCGGAGCTGACCGCCTGCATGGTGGCCAGCAGCTCCTCGCCCTGTGCACGGACACCCTCCAGGGCCACCCCAAGCTTCTCCAGCTcgcccaaggccaggctgttCTCCCGGATCTGCTCCCTCAAGTGGGCTGCGTCGCCGCGGACAGGCGGCTGGCTCTGCAGCCGGCTCTGCAGCCGCTCCAGGCACTCCAGCAGCAGATCCATGCGCTCCGACAGCTGGGGACCAGCCCGGTCACTCGAGGATAGGCCCCTGGGGACGCACCCCATCGCAGTGCCAGCCCCGTACCTGGCTGTACCGCGGCAGGGCATCCTCCAGCAGAGCCGCTGCCTGGCGCACGCGTTCGCGGATGTGGCCGTACTGctcctccacctcctgccagcGCCGCTGGAACGGGgctccctgctctgggctcagcTCCACCAGCTGCGCTGACACGCGCTGCAGCTTCCCCACCAGCGGCCGGTGCTCGGCAATGGCCTCCCGCAGGCTCTGGCAGCGAGGAAGAGCCGTGGGGGTGCATTGGGGTGGGATGTGCCTCATGGGATACGCCCCACAGGGATGTGCGCTGCTCCCAGAGGAGTCCTGCTCGTGTGGTGCCCCAGCCCCGTGGTCCCCATGGCGATGCCACCCCCATCCCGTCACCTCTCCACTCCCAACCCGCGGGGCGGCCGAGCGAGTCCCTTtggcccctgccctgcccgcaCCTGCAGCAGCGCCTGCTGCTCCTTGAAGGCCTCGTAGCTGATGGCATTGGGGGAGAGCTGCACCCCCAGGGCCTGCGTCTCctccagccagggcagcagctcctcgaGGGCCTCGGAGAACTGGGTGAGCAGGGACTGGGCGTGCTCCAGCTGCACGGCACAGGCACCGCTGCgcagggagagctgctctgtgctctcccGCAGCACCTGCACCGACGGCTGCAGAGACAGGGAGTCATCGGGTGGCCGGGGACACAGGGCACAGCCATCCCTGGGTGCTGGCAGTGTCCCCCCGACACCCTCCCAGCTCACCTGAAGGCGCTGCTGCAGGGGCTCAGGGCAGCAGCGTAGCAGCGGCTCCGAGAACCCCAGGAGACGCTCAACAAGGCCCCGGCAGTGCAGAATCTCGGCGGAGAGCAGCTGGAATGGAACCGCAGGTGGGTGCCAGGTCCTGGCAGGacccagcaggatggggatgcCAAGTCAGTGTCCCCGGGACCCCTGGACACTGCTGCAGACCCACCTTCTGCTCGGAGAGCTGCGAGCAGAGAGCCTCAGCATCCAGCTGCACACGGCCAATCTCCTCCAGTCGCTcgcccagcccagccacacGGGTGAGCTGGGACTCCAGGACCTGCTCAAACTGCAGTGGAGGGACAGACGTCAGCTGGAAGGGTGTGCACGTACCAGGGCAGCTGCTTTGGGACACGGACACCCAGCGCATCCCAGTCCCCCGGGACTGTGCCATGACCCACCGCGTCCCACCCAGACTCCCCTTGCAGACAGCAATGGTGGGAATGGTGAGGGCTTCAGGGAGCCCAGTGTCCCACACCTTCTCCCTGTCACTGGCAGTGACTGAGGGCTCTTGGCCATCCTGCTGGCTCTCCTGCTCGCCCAGCTCCTTCTCCATGCGGCTCAGCCATAGTGCCAGGTCCTCAGGGGCCGTGCCCAGGCGAGATGAGGCTTCCAGGGTCTGCCCCAGCCGGTGCGCAGTATCAGCACTGCTCTGGCCCACAATGAGGTACCGCATCCTCAGTGACTCCATCTTCTCCTGTGTCAGCTGGGCCTCCTCCCCTGTGGCAGTGTGACACCAGCATCAGTGCCACCGCACTGGCATCCCTGGACATGGAACTGGCCACACCAACAGCTTCCAAGCCCGTGATGATCACTCTGCCCTGACCTTTCTCCTCTCCTACCCcgcctcctgctgctcccagaccCAGCTCTGGTCTCTCATCCCACTGCCAGCAAGATCCACCTCCCTGGCTGCATCTCACCACCACTGAACCCTATCCCACCACGGCCCTGACCTgcaggctctgccctggcccCTCTGCATCCCATTGGATGCTGTCTGCCCGCTCACACCATGCCACAGCTCCCGGTGGGGAGCAGCATGCCCCAAGGACCCCCAGTGCCTGGGGGTCCCCTTGCtggcctgggctgctgctgtctgtgctcaTCCCATCCCAAGTCCCATGGTCCTGACCCTGTGGCCACCACTCCTGGCCATTGCCACTTGCCTGTCACCATCTCCAGGACCCGCTGCCCGCTCTCCAGGGCGCcatccagctctcccagccgCCCGCGGATCTCCTCACAGAGGGCCTGTAGCAGTGACCAGTGATGACACAGGTGCTCGTGTCCACCCTGTGCCCACCCCACGCCCACCTTGTGCCCACCTGGGTCTGCTGGTGGGCATCTTGCACACGGCCAACGCAGCCGTCAGCACGCCAGAGCTGGGCCAGCTGCCGCTCTGTGGCACTGAGCCACTCCTGGAAAGAGTCTACAGCCTCCTGGAAGCCCTGAGCCGCTGGCAGGATCCGCTCCAGGCAGCCATACCTGCGCCAGGAGGGCTGGGTGAGCCGGGCAGTGGCAGTCCCCGAGACTGAGGTCCCAGCCAGAAAAGCCCCCTCTCCCCCACACTGGGGTCCCCAtgcccagtgctgcccagcaggGCCAGTGTCCCCACAGAGGGACCTGTGGGAAGGGCTGCGTGCCAGACCATCCACAGAGCCCTGgacctgctgctcctgtgcagcAGCGGCACAGGATGCGATGGGGACGGTCCCTCTGTCATGGTGGCCCCAGTGCCAGTGGGGCAGCGCACAGGGACATCAGGGTGTCACAGAGACTCCGTGTGGGGGACACCAGCGGGCAGAGCCTGTGCCAGTGGGCCACAGCTGCCAGCCCGGTGATGAGGCCTGGCCCCTGACCCACCTGGCTTCGGCCTCCTGCATCAGCTTGTCCCATCTTTCCCCGAGGCTGAAGAGGCCGGCATTGCCCTCGGGCGCTGCCGTGCCAGAGCCCTGTGCCATCAGTCTGTCCTGCAGAACGAGCTCCACGCGCggcctcctctcctccagcagccgcttcaggagctgcagggacgGGGGACACGGCGCTGTGCTGGGGACTCCTGTGCACCCCTGCCACCTCGGCACAACCCTGGGCGGCCACTTGGCCCCCAGCCTCCTAATCCCCAGCCAGGGTGTGCGTGGGCAGGACACGCCGGCCGGCCCTGCTGaccttctgctcctccagctgcgCCTTCACCACCTTCGCCTCCGCCGATGGCGGCTTCTGGTTGCTCACCAACTCCTCCATATCAGCCACCCAGGCCAGCAGCCGCTCCAGCGTCTCCTGGCCCCGGTCCGCTGCCTcctctgggacagggacagaccGTGAGGACACCTGTGGGGAGAGGTGGCTGAGCCATGGGGCAGGTGGAGGGCAGCcatggggctgggcagcagcccccACACCATGCCCTGTCCCCGAGGTGACACCGGAGACAGTGGGACCCTGCCCAGCCCATGGGGTCCTCCCTGGCATCCTTCACAGGGCTCCCCAAAGCCGGGGCTGCACACCCTGTGCCGTTTGGATCCCTCCAGACCCATGGCCCCCGCCAGCCGAAGCTGAGGGAAGGGAGCTCCCTGTCCTACAGTGCCAGGCTGGGTGCCCAGCACGAGGGGTGCCACTGGCCCAGCCCCCACCAGGGCACAGACAGTGACTCGACATGAGCCCTGGCCAAGGGACAGGAAGGTCAAGACTCGCTGTAGAGAAAACCACGCCGGAGGGCAGTCCTGTGGCACAGGGTTTGGCACAGTGTCCTCCCAGCAAGGGTCGCTGTCTGTCAGTCACCTCAGTGGCATCCGTGTGTCCGgcgcagccagcagcagtgagctCCCCCACGCACTCCGTCAGCACGGTGACCGTCCGGGTGACCACGGGCTCGCCACCCTTCTCACCCGCCGGGTACTCAGTCACCTCCACGATCTCCGTCACGATGGTCTCAGTCACCTCCGTCACCTCTGTCACCTCCCGGGTGGTGACAGGTTTCCAGGACCAGGTGCTGCGGGGAACGCTGGCCCGCGGGGGGGTCCAGGCTGCGCCCCCCACCTGCCCCCTCACCGCAACTCCAGCTGCACCCCCGTTCTGCACCGCCACCTCGGACTGGCTGCGCCGCAGCACGGGGCTGCCTGGCCGGCTCCGAACGGCACCGGGCACCGGGCTCCAGCCGTTCTCCACCGGCACCGGCGCCTTCTCCAACAGCCCCGGCCAAGCCTCCGAGTCGCCTCCGGCGGATGGCTGCCCCGCGTCCAGCCCGGGCTCCCGCAGGAGCTCCTCCGGCCGCCGGCTCTTCTCGCCCAGGCAGCTGGGCCGACTCACCGAGTTCCCCATGGCGCGGGCGCCGGGCCCCCGCCTCAAATCCCGGCCTGCAACGATCCAGGGGATGCGCGTTACCGGGGCCACCGCGGGGCCCCCAGACGCCGGCCTGCACTCGGGTCAGCCCCCTCACTCCACTGTGCTGCCGGGGCTGCCTGACCTCCCGCTCCGGTGTTGGAGGTCCTGGCCCCCCAGCAAAGGGCTGCCAAGAACCAGGGCACGGGGACAGGGAGATGGGACACTGGCGGAGGGAGAGGACCCCAAGGGACCCCCCGGCAGTGCCCAGAGTGCCTCTCCTAGACGTCTCGGCAGAAGAcgcagcagcggcggcggcggcagcgccaGGCACTGGGGAGAGGCAGATGCTCCCGCCCGGCATCGCCTTGTGCCTTTGGATTAACAAGGACGGCGGAGCCGGGAGAGAGGAGCATCTGCCCGGGGGGGACGGGGGCTGAGGGTGGtggggggcggcgggggcacCAACCGGGGGGCGGGCAGGGGACGGGCAGGTGGCCTCCCCAGCCTGCAAGCCCTGCCGCAGCCATAAATCCCCGGCGTGACCCGGCAGGACCCTCCCCCGGCAGCCCCCCCGCCGCAGCCGCAGCGCTGCTACCCCTGGCCCCCGGCCTCACCCCTCCGGCACGGCCCTGGGCACACGCCCCTGTGCACGTGTGTACACACAAACACACgtgtgcaaacacacacacgcgtgtatacacacacacacatcacaTGCACACgtgtgcaaacacacacacaccccacacacacGCTCCCACTCGTGTGCACGCACCCCCCGACAGGCAGAACCCACGCTCACACACCCCTGCTCGGGGGGGCAGCGACAGGACCCCCCACGCCTGCATCATCCACGACATGAAACACACCTGTAGCAGCCCCGCACACGCGTGGGGAGCGCACGTGCACCCACACGCACCCACCGCGGCCGCGCCCCTGGCGTGGGTACCGTACCCTGAGCCCCCACGCGCGGCCCAACACGCCGCGGAACACGCCACGGGCACGACCTCGCCCACGGTCACCGCACGCACACCCACAGCAGGGTCCCGACACACGCACCTCTGTGGGTGCAGCCCCGCGGGGCACCGCACTCCCACCCCATCGCACCGCCCCGCGTGTCAGGGTCCCGCGGGGCTGCACGGGTGGGTGGGCCACGGCGCAGGATGACCTGGGGAGACCCCGCACCGCGCCCCGGGGGGCTGCGGGACACGGACCCCGCCCGGCTCCGCGCACACCGCAGTCCCAGACCCGCGCGGAGCCCCCGCCCCGCACTCACCCCTCGGCGACTTCGGGCGTCCatggggccgggccgggggtgccgccgccgccgttACCGTTCCGGGGGGGCCCGGGCTGTGCAGGGGAGCGGGGCGGAGGCAGCGGGGGGAGACTCGGTCCCCGTTACCGCCGCCCGGCTCCGCCGCCTTTGTGCGCCGCGCCCGCGGCTCGGGGGGAGCGCGGGGGGCACCGGGCGGAGACCCTCGCACCGGCACCGGCCCGGCTCGGCGGGGCTGGTCTGACCCCGGACACACCGCCGCCCCCGTTAACCCTCCGGGCGCCGATCGCCGCCGTTACCGGGGAAACCCCCGGGGCCCCGCAGCCATCCCGCGGGGGAGGGGCGGCGCCGGCccaccgcccgccccgcgccgcccgcggGGGCGACTGCCCGCACCCCGCACTGCCactggcaccagcaccagcaccgCTACCGGCGCCAGCACTAACACCGACACCAGAACTGACACCGGCACCAGCACCTGTTCTGGCACTGGCACTGCACTCTCACCGgcacctgctcctgccccagcacccacaCTGACACCGGCACCTGCACCGACACCAGCAACTGCTCCTGCACCAACACCTGCACCGgcaccagcccaggctgtgctgcctcacAATGAGCcccaggacagcacagccccacGGAGTCACGGCCCCACAGCGACACAGTCCCTCCAGCTCTAGGGTTGCACCCCCCACCCTGGCTCTGGCCCCCAGGCAGTGGATGCTGTAGTCACTGAAGGGCTTGGCCCCATTCCCTGGGGCTCTTTGGGTGTAGGGCCTCTCAGCCAGGAGCCTGGGGGGCTCAGTggaggagggctgggctgggctgggctgggggggcagGCCGGGCTACCAAGATGCTATCGTGAAGCCCACCCTGAGAGCCAGGGTGCTGCAGGCCTGGGTCTCCAGAACCCCCTCGCTGCCACCCTGGGTGCTGGTGGGACCAGGGGGCACCTCCGACTGTGTGCCCGTGGTGTGAgccccatccccatcctgccctgactcagctccagcactgcgGCCTCCCAGCCAGTGAGAGCCCCCCATGACGGGGGTCCTGCCCCACAGAGCCGCGTGGGTGCCCCTTGCTGGGCCCCGGGAGCCGGGGGGCCGCTGCAGGCGCGTCGGCCACGCTGATGGATGGGGCTCCCTGGGGTCTCCTgggagcggcgggcggcggggccgggggcttTGTCTGCTGCCAGAGACGCTGCCGGGAATTAGCATCTGCCAGGGCCTCGGTGGCTCCACACCgtcctgcagcatctctgcatCATCCTCCCCACACGGCTCTGGAGCCTTCCACTGCTGGCACCGAGGTGCTTGGCACCCAGCATGGGTCTGAGCCCCATGGTACTCCAGGCACCCCACAGCACCCCACAGAGCCCAGCCGGGACCTGCCAGGCAGAAGCTGGGCAGGGGGTGAGGATCCAGCTCTTTCTGCAGAGCCACTCGCCACCTCCGTCCCACGCGCCCGCCGGCAGCTCGCCCGGCACGCTCCGCAGCCCCAGGTACCAGGCTCGGGGTGGCACGGGCGCCCCGGGCAGGGGAGCTCGGCGCGGGGCACCGGGCGGGAGCGGTCGGCTGGAATCCACAGCCTCAGATCCCGGGAGCCGGGTGGGTTTCTGTGCGGCCTCGGCTTTGTCTGCGCCGGGGCCGGAATGAATGGCCCTTTCAGTTTGTGCCGTCATGTGTGCCGAGGGAGCCCGTGTGCCGGCCAGGCCTCGAACAAAAGGAGCCGGCGAGGGGCTGCGCTGGGGCGGCGAGGAGGGGCTGCCGGCAGCCCCCACTGCACTGCTCCCGCTGCGGCTCCGCGCCTGGGCAGGGGGCACGGCAGCACACGGCGGCACAGCCGGTGCGTGGGCACACACCCGTCGTGCCCGGACGAGGGCACACCCCTTGTGCCCGGCTGTACATCCCATGCACAGCCGCACACCTCTCACACAGCCCACACCCCCGGTGTTTGGCCACTTGCCCCGTGCCCAGGCAGCGGTGCCATGAGCTGCGGCTGAACTTGGTGCAGGTGGTGGCCCTGTGGTCAGCAGGGCTCCAAGGCAGTGATACCACGAGTACCGTCAGGGCCGTGGGGCTCCGAGCCAGCAGCACTGttgggctggggagcaggagccgGAGACAGGAGACCTGACACCGGATGGTTGCAGGGCTGTGCCGAAGGGACT
It encodes the following:
- the LOC120409673 gene encoding microtubule-actin cross-linking factor 1, isoforms 1/2/3/5-like isoform X1, with translation MGQGGDGEHLSAVRAETRGAGTAACPAALAGRRREAATGAAGAWHGPAGRDLRRGPGARAMGNSVSRPSCLGEKSRRPEELLREPGLDAGQPSAGGDSEAWPGLLEKAPVPVENGWSPVPGAVRSRPGSPVLRRSQSEVAVQNGGAAGVAVRGQVGGAAWTPPRASVPRSTWSWKPVTTREVTEVTEVTETIVTEIVEVTEYPAGEKGGEPVVTRTVTVLTECVGELTAAGCAGHTDATEVSSRSVPVPEEAADRGQETLERLLAWVADMEELVSNQKPPSAEAKVVKAQLEEQKLLKRLLEERRPRVELVLQDRLMAQGSGTAAPEGNAGLFSLGERWDKLMQEAEARYGCLERILPAAQGFQEAVDSFQEWLSATERQLAQLWRADGCVGRVQDAHQQTQALCEEIRGRLGELDGALESGQRVLEMVTGEEAQLTQEKMESLRMRYLIVGQSSADTAHRLGQTLEASSRLGTAPEDLALWLSRMEKELGEQESQQDGQEPSVTASDREKFEQVLESQLTRVAGLGERLEEIGRVQLDAEALCSQLSEQKLLSAEILHCRGLVERLLGFSEPLLRCCPEPLQQRLQPSVQVLRESTEQLSLRSGACAVQLEHAQSLLTQFSEALEELLPWLEETQALGVQLSPNAISYEAFKEQQALLQSLREAIAEHRPLVGKLQRVSAQLVELSPEQGAPFQRRWQEVEEQYGHIRERVRQAAALLEDALPRYSQLSERMDLLLECLERLQSRLQSQPPVRGDAAHLREQIRENSLALGELEKLGVALEGVRAQGEELLATMQAVSSDAAARGIQERTAQLLSQWGCLRGRCQEQERWLRELLALAERFWHGLSELAVALSDTQQLVLGLEEAGGEPEAIRTRLRTMQALREEIDALQGELDTLGSLGVELMASCGDPDKPDVTKSLDDLYSSWHSLSRVWTERNGRLEEQLQAALSYQDTMQRLLEWLDAAELRIAEEFLVGGDLDMVQQQLAELKEFKRELYQCKVDVESLRHQGGTGQGDAPVTLSDFRQRWDHLEEEIVSRQHQLEAALLGLGQFQHQLAELLQWLSRTGEQLRGPAPLRPDLQSCEIELAKHKVLRTDVMSHARTVQSVTEAGQGLLLSSLGDSVEGLQRSLQQLGQHWDLVRSETESRQLELENNLSQVQDITLEITELLQWLEQVELQLFCSKPAWGHPDATKEKLNAHLELCRELEARAVTYRGLRERLQRLLDSCRAGRPCSTEHSLRLLEQKWESVQAEAQERKERLAEGLTVTTEFHGSAQELLRWVAHAEELLGSPAPPSFVLDTVTAQIQEHKALVKEANAHGEKLGSLEAVAARLKDFSRKQDGAVIQNLVLAARERLGKVLQRAAERGAALEEARKRSKQFSESRRLLLDWMDEVEQSLEVPQDAATSQEEIKCQLADHKAFQKVLRAKRPVYEATLRSGRALREGARLPQDLQPLEELLGELKERWDALCSHAAERQHKLEENLLFSGKFTDALQALMDWLYRAEPQLSEDVPVGGDRDLVGDLMDKHKVFQKELGKRASCIKTLKRSVRDLTRGSSSVDSQWLQRQVEELSTRWDLVCKLSLSKQARLEAALRQAEEFHTLVHSFLGRLTESEKTLKYGVFPEEEAAVQECQTQLQELMQSLQCQQLELECITSLGEEILTTCHPDSIITIKSWVTVAKSRFQEVLSWAQQQGERLRAQAAVLAAEREETEQLLDWITAAEEALGLRDQEPLPEEAEQLEELSAQHVVFMEELNRKQPDVEKVTKSCKRKLAVDLGPPATRRLATRRRSGGKAQGTAAVPLGGLEPQTPLMAQLLHRWQQLWLLALDRQYRLETALQHLRELEEFAHFDFGVWRKRYMQWISQMKSRVLDVFRGIDRDQDGRISQREFIESVLASKFPTNVLEMNAVASIFDMNGDGFIDYYEFVSALHPNRDPLRRSADADQIQDEVNRQVAQCNCAKRFQVEQISANRYRFGESQQLRMVRILRSTLMVRVGGGWIALDEFLVKNDPCRVKGRTNLKINEKYLSSDVFGAAAATRCAGNQSAASSKVLSPSRSNSSLSLYSSASAPSSPLARKSVLRRTRSGDRCPRSRGSGLPDGAELHFSAAEESLAVAPPEPPEGSPPERCSPCR